The following proteins come from a genomic window of Mycolicibacterium rufum:
- a CDS encoding class I SAM-dependent methyltransferase yields the protein MSAEFDTVAAWTAAVARDLGPRYHVPAGCRGSGSPAALDWLIDALEMRDGQTLLDCGAGVGGPAAYAVGRHPVTPVLVEPEAGACRAARSLFDYPTVQASADALPFNDAAFDAAWCLGVLCTTDDHDAVLHELRRVVRPPGRIGLLAFLTPTPLTDEETPEGNNFPTPESLDQAVAAAGLRVEARVRTSDLPAIPEDWQHRVDRVDEELERRYGDDPAWQVSERQSGQMGELLGDGRIVGEVLSLRLA from the coding sequence ATGTCCGCCGAATTCGACACCGTGGCCGCGTGGACGGCGGCGGTGGCCCGCGACCTGGGGCCGCGGTATCACGTGCCCGCCGGCTGCCGGGGCAGCGGGAGCCCGGCAGCGCTCGACTGGTTGATCGACGCGCTCGAGATGCGTGACGGGCAGACCCTGCTCGACTGCGGCGCGGGCGTCGGTGGGCCCGCGGCCTACGCCGTTGGCCGGCACCCGGTCACGCCGGTGCTGGTCGAGCCGGAGGCGGGCGCCTGCCGGGCCGCGCGGTCGCTGTTCGACTATCCGACGGTGCAGGCCAGTGCCGACGCGCTGCCGTTCAACGATGCGGCGTTCGACGCGGCGTGGTGCCTCGGGGTGCTGTGCACGACCGACGACCACGACGCCGTGCTGCACGAGTTGCGCCGGGTGGTGCGGCCCCCGGGACGGATCGGTCTCCTGGCGTTCCTCACGCCGACGCCGCTGACCGACGAGGAGACCCCGGAGGGCAACAACTTCCCGACGCCCGAGTCGCTGGACCAGGCGGTGGCCGCCGCCGGTCTGCGGGTCGAGGCGCGCGTGCGCACGTCCGATCTGCCGGCGATTCCCGAGGACTGGCAGCACCGCGTCGACCGGGTCGACGAGGAACTGGAGCGCCGGTACGGCGACGACCCGGCGTGGCAGGTGTCCGAACGTCAGTCCGGGCAGATGGGCGAACTGCTCGGTGACGGACGGATCGTCGGAGAGGTGCTGAGCCTGCGGCTGGCCTAG